The sequence TCGCGAGGCCGAACATGTCCCGCAGGATCATGTCGTCGGTCTCGCCGAAGATGCAGAACAGGATCACGACCGCGAACGTCAGCAGCGCGGCGGCGAGCTGCAGCCAGAAGCCGGCCCGCGTGTCGACCATCTTGCGCAGCTCGACCAGGGTGAGCTTGGGGAACGAGATCGCGGGGTTCATGCGGGGGTCTCCGTGAGCTGGAAGAAGAGGGTCTCGAGGCCGGCGCCCTCGGACGGGGCCAGGTGGGTGAGCACGACGCCGCCGTTGAGCGCGGCGCGCCCGACGGCCTCGGCGTCCGCGTCGACGACGTAGGACTCGTCGTCGAGGCGTTGCGCGGCCAGGCCGGCGCTGTGCAGCGCGTTCTCGAGCTCGCGCGGGTCGGTGGCCTTGACCAGGACGCCGGTGCCGGCGAGCAGCTCGTCGCGCGTGCCGTCGGCGACGATCTTGCCCTGGCCGATGATCAGCAGCCGGTCGGCCACCGCCTCGACCTCGCTGAGCAGGTGGCTGGAGAGGAACACGGTGCCGCCGCGGTCGGCGAAGTCGCGCAGCAGGCCGCGCATCCAGCGGATGCCCTCGGGGTCCAGGCCGTTGGCGGGCTCGTCGAGGATGAGCACCTGCGGGTCGCCCAGCAGCGCGTTCGCCAGCCCGAGCCGCTGGCGCATGCCGAGCGAGTACTGGCGCACGCGCTTCTTCGCCGCGGACGTGTCCAGCCCGACGAGCGTCAGCAGCTCGTCCACCCGCGCGTCCGGCACGCCCATCAGCCGGGCGCTGATGATCAGCGCCTCGCGGCCGGAGCGGCCCGGATGCTGCGCCGCCGCGTCCAGCAGGACGCCGACGTGCCGGCCGGGGTTGGCGATCGTGTGGTAATCGCGGTCGAGCACCGCGCACGTGCCGGCGTCAGGCGTGGAGAGCCCGACGAGCATCCGCATGGTCGTGGTCTTGCCGGCGCCGTTCGGTCCGAGGAAGCCGGTCACGGTGCCGGGCTCACAGCGGAACGAGACGTCGCTGACCACCGCGCGCCCTCCGAGGCGCTTCGTCAGTCCTGTCGCTTCGATCATGCCTCAGAGCTTCGACCGCGAGCGCCCGCGGGGGATCGGTCCGTCGGCTCTTTCGGGATCGACTTCAGTAGGGGGTGTGGCCCCGTGCCCGGGCGTACGCTTGTGCGTCCGTGAGTCGGCAGATGCTCCCCAGCGCCCTCCTGCAGGAGTCCGGCGGCAAGCGCACCGCGCGCGACTGGCTGGTCGACGTCCTGATGTTCCTGCTGGCCGTGCTGGTCGGCGTGCTCGTCTACGCCGAGTCGGCGGAGTCGCACTCGGAGATCGAGAACCTGATCGACGTGGTGCTGGGCGTCAACTCCGTGGTCGCGCTCTGGTGGCGCCGTCGCTGGCCGGCGGGCACCGGCCTGCTGATCACCGCCGCCAGCGCGTTCTCGGCGTTCTCGGCCGGGGCGGCGCTGATCGCGCTGTTCAACATCGCGCTCCGCGGCACGCGGCGGCAGATCATCGCGGTCACGGCGATCGGCGTCACCGGCGGGATCGTCTACACGCTGATGTACCCGACCGACGACGACGTGCCGATGCTCGTCGAGCTGCTGATCGCCGTGCTGATCACGCTCGTCGTCGTCCCGTGGGGCCTGTTCACCCGCACCCAGCGCGACCTGCTGCGCACCTCCCGCGAGCGCGCGGAGAAGGCGGAGGCCGAGCAGCGCGCGCACGTCGAGGCGGCGCGCGAGGCCGAGCGCCGCCGGATCGCGAGCGAGATGCACGACGTGCTGGCGCACCGGCTCTCGCTGCTGTCGGTCCACGCCGGCGCGCTCGAGTTCCGGCCGGACGCGTCGCGGGAGGAGATCGAGCAGGCCGCGGGCGTGATCCGCGCGACCGCGACCGAGGCGCTGCGCGACCTGCGCGACGTCATCGGCGTGCTGCGCACCGGCGACGACAGCACCGCCCCGCCCCAGCCGACGCTCGACGCGATCCCGGGGCTCGTGGAGGAGTCGCGCGCGGCGGGCATGCACGTGCGCTCCCGGATCGACGCCAGCGGCGGCGAGGTGATGGTCGGCCGCACCGCCTACCGCGTCGTCCAGGAAGGGTTGACCAACGCCCGCAAGCACGCGCCGGCCGCCGCCGTCGAGGTGACCGTCGGCCCGGCCGACGAGCGGCTGGTGGTCGAGGTCGTCTCGCGCAAGTCCGCGCTGGCCCCACCCGCGCAGCCGGGCGGCAGCGGGCTGATCGGCCTCACCGAGCGCGTCGCGCTCGCCGGCGGCACGCTCGAGTGCGGGCCCAACCGGCGCGGGGACTTCGTACTGCGGGCGGTGCTGCCGTGGACGTGATCCGCGTGCTGCTGGTCGACGACGACGCGCTGGTCCGCTCGGGGCTGCGGATGATGCTCGCGGGCGCGCCGCAGGTCGACGTGGTCGGAGAGGCCGACGACGGGCGCGGCGTGCTCGCCGCCGTCGACCGGCACCATCCCGACGTCGTCCTGATGGACATCCGGATGCCGCAGCTCGACGGGATCGAGGCCACGCGCCTGCTGCGCGCCCAGCCGTCCCCGCCCGAGGTGATCGTGCTCACGACCTTCGACGCCGACGAGCTGGTGCTGCGCGCCCTGCGCGCCGGCGCGGCCGGGTTCCTGCTCAAGGACACCCCGCCGGCGGAGATCGTGCGCGCGATCGAGCACGTCCACGCCGGTGAGGGCACGCTCTCCCCCACGGTCACGCGGCGGCTGATCGCGCTCGTGGCCGACGACGGCGGCCGCCGCGAGACCGCCCGCGCGAAGCTGTGCGCGCTCAGCGCCCGCGAGCGCGAGGTCGCCGACCTCGTCGGCCAGGGCTGCTCGAACGCCGACATCGCGGCGAAGCTCCACATGAGCGTCGCGACCGTGAAGGCGCACGTATCCCGCCTGCTCGTGAAGCTGGGGGCCGAGAACCGCGTGCAGGTCGCGCTTCTCGTGCAGGACGCTTCCTGACCGGCCGTTCACGGTCTACGACAGCGCTCACCGGAGCCGGTGCCAGTGCGCTCCTGCGTCGGGGCTCTTCCAGAGTCCGTTGCCGGCCAGCGCCAGGTATCGGTCCTTCCCGTCGACGCTCAGCGCTGAGACGCCGCCGTCCAGCGGGCGCGGCAGGTGACGGAGCATGCGCCAGCGACGCCCTCCGTCGGAGGTCGCGGTGAACCCGTAGCCGAAGCTCATGAACGCACGGCGGTCCGTGACGGCGCTGAACGCGAAGAAGTGCCCAGGCCCGCCGAGCCGGCCGACCGCGGGCGCACCGACTCCGGGTAGGGGCGCCCGGGACCGCATCACGAAGGTCCGTCCGCCGTCGACGCTGGTGTGCACCTCGAGCGCCTCGGCGCCGGCGCCGCCTGAGCCGACGCACACGAGCCACAGCGTTCCGGACGCGAGCCACTGCACGTCCGACGAGCGCTTGTGGCCGACGGCGTCCCCGGAGCAGGGTTGCCGGCGCTCGGTCCAGCTCCGACCGCCGTCACGGGTGACCAGCACGAACGCCTTGCCGGCGGCTGAGGACCGGCTCGGACGCAGACCGGCGATGACGCCGTCGGCAGCGTCGGCGAAGGAGATGTCCACCGCCGGCCCTTCGAAGCCGCCGACGCGCAGCCGGCGCGTGTGCCAGGTGCGGCCACCGTCCTCGCTGCGCGTGAGCCAGGTCCGCCGGCCCCGGGCGCGCAGCGCCCACGCGCTGGTCGACGTCGCGGTGATGTGGAAGACGTCCCGCACCGCGGTCGGCTTCCACGTCCGCCCGCCATCCGCCGTGCGCCACAGCCGGCCGTTGCTCGCCTCGGCGTACCCGAGTCCGTTGGAGAGGACGGTCGCCGTCGCGTCCGATCGGCCGCCGACCTTCAGACGCTGGAAGGTCCGGCCGCCGTCGCGCGTGATCCGCTGGTCACGTCCCCCTCGTGGCCCGACGTCGAAGGCCACCGTGCCCAGCCCGTCGACGACGCTGACGTCGGCGAAGAACGGATCCGCACCTGCCTGCGAACCGCCGAGCGACGCCGCCACCGCGACGGTCGCGAGTACGAGTCGAGCGAGCCGACGGAGACCGGTCATCCCGCTATTGAAGCGCTGCGCCCTGGCTCATCGACGCGCGCTGGGTTACGATCGGTGGTCTCCGACACCGAGGAGGGCGATGAGCATGAGCGACGTCGCTGGCAGGCGCATGACGGCCGAGATCGAGGGCGACTTCGTCGTCTTCCTGATCGGCGCCCGGTTCAACAACAAGTTGCAACTGGGGCGCACGCTGCTCGACCTGGGTGGACGACGCGGGATGAGGCACATGCTGGACTACCTCGTGGCCCATCCCGAAAAGGGGCTCCTCGCCTACGAGATGGGTCTACCCACGATCGTCCAGTACTGGCGTTCCTTCGAGCAGCTGGAGGCCTTCGCCAAGAACCAGGACGATCCGCACCTTGCCGTGTGGCGGCAGTACTGGCGACGAGTCGGCAGTACGTCACGCACGGGTATCTGGCATGAGACGTTCCTGGTCAGAGAAGGCCAGTACGAAGCGGTCTACGGCAACATGCCGCCGCACGGGCTGGGCAAGGCCGGACGGCTCGTGCCCGTGTCGGAATCCTCCAGCGCTCGCAGCCGGCTCAAAGCGCTCAACGTTTGAGCCGTCGACGGGGCACCCCCGATCGAAGCCAGTGATCTCGGCGACGCCGACGGAGACCTCGCGCCCGCGGCTGCGTGCGGCTCGGCACCGGCCACTATTACCAGGAGATTCGTATGGAATCGGAACCCTGACCTTGACGTAGGTCAGCACCTTCGGATGTAATCGGCGTCACGGTCCGATGGGTACGCACGCCCCCCGACTCGGCCGTCACGGAGGACAACTTGCGCCGCGGTCGACTCATCGGATGCCTTTGGCTGGCCATGCTCATGCTGGCCGCCCCCACACCCGCGCGGGCGGCCGCGGACCCGCCTGCCAACGACGCGTTCGCCTCGCCGGTCGTCCTGACCGGCGAATCGGTCGTGCGCGACGTGACCACGACCGGCGCCACGAGCGAGCCTGGCGAGGCGGCGGTGCTGCCCGGGGCCGGCGCGAGCGTGTGGTTCCAGTGGACGGCACCGGCCAACACGATCGTCTCGATCAACGCCTGTGAAGCCGACTTCACGCCCGTGCTCGGCGTGTTCGTGGGTTCCGGTCTGGCGAACCTGAGCCGAATCGACAGCGGCTGCACCGCGTCCTTCGGCACGGGCGGAAGCCCGCTGACCGTCCGGATCGCGGTGGCGGGCGAGAACGGCGAGACCGGCACCGCGCGGCTGACGATCAACCCGCCCGCGGCCAACGACGACTTCGCCGCCGCGAAGCAGCTCGACCCGCTCGACGGCGTCCTGTACGACTACGGCAGCACGCAGTTCTCGACTCGCGAGGCCGGCGAGCCCGACCACGCCGACGGCGGCGGCGCGCACTCGCTCTGGTACCGCTGGACGGCCACGCGCACGTCGCAGGTGACGATCGACACCTGCAGCTACCCGGGCTTCGACACGACGCTGTCCGTCTACACCGGCACCAGCCTCGCCCAGCTCCAGCCGGTCATGCAGAACGACGACTCGTCCGCCTGCCTGGCATCGCCGAAGGGCTCGAGCGTCTCGTTCCTGGCCGAAGCCGGCCGCGAGTACCGGATCGCGGTCGACGGCCACGGCCCGTCCGCCTCCGGCACTTTCACGCTCACGCTCCACGGCCCGCCGCTCAATGACGACTTCGCCGACGCGCGCGAGATGTCCGCGCGCTCTGGCCACTACAACACGACCGAGGGGGCGAGCAAGGAGCCCGGGGAGCCCAACCACGGCGGCGACGCCGGCGGCCACTCCGTCTGGTTCAAGTGGACGGCGACCCGTTCGCGGACGGTGACGCTCTCGCTCTGCTTCGCCGCGTTCGACCCGCTCTACGCGGTCTACACGGGCAACGCGGTGAACGCGCTGACCCCCGTGGCGACGACCGCGCCGGCGCCGTCCGACGATTGCACCGGCGGCGGGCAGACCACCTTCCAGGCCGTCGCCGGGACCACCTACCGGATCGCGCTCGATGGCAAGGCGGGCGCGAGCGGCACCTACTCGCTCGACTTCCCGCCGGCCAACGACGACTTCGCGGGCGCGGTCGCGGTCAACACGATCAGCGACTACGAGAACTACGAGAGCCTCGCCCGCGCCTCGCGCGAGCCGGGAGAGCCCGATCACGGCGGCATCGGCCGCAGCGCGTGGCTCACCTACCGGTCCGAGACCACGCAGACGGTGACGCTCGACACCTGCCTGTCGGACACGCCGACCGTGCTCGCGGTGTACACCGGCACGAGCGTCGGCGCGCTCACCAAGATCACCGGCTCGACGACGCCGGGCAGCTACTGCTCCGCGGGCAGCAGCGGCGTCGGCGTGACGTTCACCGCCCAGGCGCAGACGACGTACCGGATCGCGATCGACGCCCGCACCGCCGCGCTCGGCGCCTACTGGCTCCGGTTCGCCACCGCACCCGTCAACGACGCGTTCGCCGCCGCCCGCGAGCTCACCGGCACCACGATCTCAGGCACCACCCGCGGCGCGACCAAGGAGACCGGCGAGCCCACGCACGCCGGCATCCCCGGCGGACACTCGGTCTGGTACCGCTGGACCGCGCCGAGCACCGGCAGCATGACGCTCGACGCCTGCGGCGACGACCAGATCTACTCGGGCTACGTCGACACCGTGCTCGCCGTCTACGAGGGCGACGAGCTCGGCTCACTGACCCAGCTGGCGGCCAACGACAACGGCCCTGCGTCGTGCGCGAACGGGAATCCGCAGGCCTCCTCGGTGACCTTCCCGACGGTCGCCGGCAAGCAGTACCGGATCGCGGTCGACGGCGCGTTCGGCCATGCGGGCAGCTTCCGGCTCGTCTTCCCGGCCGCTCCGGTCAACGACGCGTTCGCGACCGCGACCACGTTGACCGGCCAGTTCGTCAACATCACCGCCGCGAACGCCGGCGCCACCAAGGAGGCGGGCGAGCCGGCGCACGCGGGCGACGCCGGCGGTCGCTCGGTCTGGTACCAGTGGACGGCGCCGACCACGAGCCGCTACGTGCTCGACACCTGCAACGCGAGCTTCGACACGCTGCTCGCCGTCTACTTCGGCAGTGCGGTCGGCGCGCTCGCGGAGATCGGCCGCAGCGACGACGCGGTCGCCTGCGGCGTCGGCTCGACTCGCAGCAGCGTCACGTTCAGCGCGACGGCGGGGACGAGCTACCGCTTCGCGATCGACGGCAAGAACGGAGCGTCCGGCTCGATCCCGCTCACGCTCGCCACCGTCGCGGGCAACGACGACTTCGCGACTCCCTACTCGCTCACCGCGAACACGTACTCCACCCGGGGAGCGAGCCGCCAGGCCGGCGAGCCCGACCATGCCGGCAAGCCGGGCAGTGCCTCGGTCTGGTTCGTGTTCTTCGCCAACGCCACGGGCCCGGTGACGATCTCGACCTGCCCCGCCGGCGGCTTCACCAGCTACGACACCGTGCTCGCGGTGTACAAGGGCTCGACCCTGGCGACGCTGGACCCCGTCGTCTCCAACGACGACTCCGAGGCCTGCGGCGCGGGCTCCAAGCGCAGCCTCGTGACCTTCACGGCCACGGCCGGCACGTCCTACCGGGTGGCCGTCGACAGCAGGGACGGCGTCACCGGCTCGCTCTCGATGGACCTCGACGCCAAGCCCGGCAACGACGACTTCGCGTCCGCCACGACGCCGGCCTCGGAGGGCTCGCTGCTCTCGGGCTCGACCCGCTCGGCCACGCGCCAGGCGGACGAGCCCGCCCACGCCGGCGACAGCGCCAGCGGCACCGTCTGGTACCGCTGGATCGCGCCCACGACCGGCCCGGCGACCTTCGACACCTGCACGCTGCCCGGCCTGCGCACCGACACGATCATCGCGGTCTACTCCGGCACCAGCCTCGGCGCGCTCACGCCTGAGGCGAGCAACGACGACACCGCGGGCTGCGGCGACGGGACGCAGAGCCGCGTCACGTTCCCCGCCAGCGCCGGGCGCGAGTACCGGATCGCCGTCGCGGGCAAGGGCCTCGGCGGGCCGTTCTACCTGCAGCTGACCGCGGTTCCCGCCAACGATGCGTTCGCCACGCCTCGAGGGCTGGGCTCCATCGCCCCCGCGTTCAACGGGAGCAACCGCAGCGCGACCAAGGAGGCCGGCGAGCCCAGCCACGCCGGCAACGCGGGCGGCCACTCGCTGTGGTTCAGCTTCCTGGCGAGCAACAGCGGGACGGTCACGATCGACGCCTGCAACTCGCTGATCGACACCGTGCTCGCGGTCTACACCGGCACGGCGCTCAACGCGCTGGAGCCGGTCACCACGGGCGACGACGAGTGCGGAACGCAGAGCCGGGTGCGGTTCCCGGCCGTGGCTGGGACCGTGTACCGGATCGCGCTCGACGGCAAGAACGGCGCGATCGGCTCGGTCTCGCTCACGCTTGGCCAGGCACCGGTCAATGACGCCTTCGGGGATGCGATCGAGCTGCTCCCGAATCCGCCGGTGGCGATCGCCGAGAACGGCTACGCGACTGCCGAGGCGGGTGAGCCCGCGCATGCCGGCCAGCCCGCGACGCGCTCGGTGTGGTGGCGCTGGACGCCCGAGCAGGACGTGCGGGTGACGATCCAGGTCTGCCAGTCCTCGAGCGCGCTGAACCCCGTCCTGGCCGTCTACACCGGCACCGCGTTGAACGCGCTGACGCCCGTCGACCAGGCCGGGCGGACGAGCGAGTGCCGGCTGAGCCTCGCGGCGAAGGCGGGCACGACCTACCGGATCGCGGTCGACGCGAAGTCCGGCGGCGGCACGTTCGGGCTGGCGATCGTCTTCCCGCCGGACAACGACGACTTCGCCAACGCGCGCTTCGCGTCGCCCTATGGCAGCAGCTACGGCACCAACGATGCCGCCACGGTGCAGGCCGGGGAGCCCGACCACGCCGGGATCGCCGGCGGGCACTCCGTCTGGTACCGCTGGACCGCGACCCAGACGGGCACCACGACGCTCAGCACGTGCGGCTCCAACACGACCTTCGACACACTGCTCGCGGTCTATACGGGCACCGCCGTCGGCGCCCTGCAGTCGGTCGCCTTCGACGACGACGGCTGCGGAACGGGCAGCCGGCTGACGTTCACCGCGGTCGCCGGCACGGAGTACCGGTTCGTCGTGGACGGCAAGGCGGGCGCGGTCGGCTCGTTCTACCTGCGGCTCACCCCGCGGCCGGACAACGACGACTTCGCGGAGGCGCCCGGGATCGGCCGGATGAGCCTGGACGCCTCCAACGAGAACGCGACGGCGCAGGCCGGCGAGCCGCAGCACGCGGGACAGGTGGGCGGTCGCTCGGTCTGGTACGCGTGGACGGCGAACCGCTCGGGCGACGTGCGGATCGCGATCTGCAAGGCCGAGTTCGACACGCTGCTGGCCGTCTATCGCGGCAGCGCGCTCGGCTCGCTCACCGAGGTGGCGCGCAACGACGACTCGGACCGCTGCGGTGCGGGCGCGACGCGCAGCGCCTTGACCTTCGCGGCCACGGCGGGCACCCGATATCTGATCGCGGTCGACGGGAAGGCGGGTGCGCAGGGTGCGTTCACGCTGCAGTTCGACCAGCCCGCCAACGACAACTTCGCAGACGCAGAGACGCTGACCGGCCGAGAGACGAGCGTGTCCGGCGACGGCTCGGCCGCCGGCGCCGAGGCCGGCGAGCCCGATCACGGGCTCTTCATCCCCGCGTCCCGCTCGGTCTGGTACCGCTGGACGGCGCCGATCGACGGTGCGTACACCTTCTCGACGTGCACGAGCAGCACGCGGCTGGCGCTCTATCGCGGCGCCTCGCTGGCCACGCTGACCCCTGCGACCGTCACCGGCGGGTTCAGCCCGACCTGCGCGTCGTCCTACACCATCCAGGCGACGGCGGGCACGGAATACCGGATCGCGGTCGACGGCTACGAATTCAACCTGACCGTGGTCGGCCCGCCGGCCAACGACGCGTTCGCCGACGCGCGCGACCTCGGCTCGAACTTGAGCATCGGCTCCGAGCGCAACACGAACGCGTCCCGTGAGACGGAGGAGGTCGCGAGCGCCGCGCACTCGGTCTGGTACCGCTGGACGGCGCCGCGCACCGGCGAGACGACGATCGACACGTGCTCGCTGGCGGACTTCGACGCGGTGCTGTCGGTGTTCACGGGGACCTCACTGGCCGCGTTGACGCCGATCGCCTCCGGGGACGGCTGCGGCGCGTCGCGGGTGACGTTCCCGGCAGTCGCGGGCACCGAGTACCGGATCGCCGTCGACGGGCTGGCCGGCGCGACCGGACGCTTCGGGCTGCGCTTCGAGGTGCCGCCGGCCAACGACGCGTTCGCTGCGGCGGAGCCGTTGACCGGGTCGGTGACCGGCACCAACGCGCACGCGTCCAGCGAGCCGGGCGAGCCGCAGCACGCGGGTGTCGGGGGCGGACGCTCCGTCTGGTACCGCTGGACCGCGGCCGCGGCGAGCCGGGTGATCGTCGACACCTGCGGGTCCGCGCTGGACACCGTGCTCGGCGTCTACGCGGGTGCGAGCGTGAACGCGCTGACGCAGATCGACGCCAACGACGACAGCCTCGCCTGTGCGCCCGGCGTGCCCGGCAGCCGCGTCGTCTTCGACGCCACCGCGGGCGCCTCCTACGCGTTCGCCATCGACGGCAAGGCCGGCGCGGCGGGCACGTTCGTGCTCCGCGTCACCCTCGTCCCGGTCAACGATGACTTCGATCGCGCGACCGCGATCGCCACCGACGCCGACTTCGTGCCCGGCGACACCCGCGGCGCGTCGCTCGAGAGCGGCGAGCCCGCGCACGGCGGCCGCAGCGGGCTCGTGTCGGTCTGGTACCGCTGGACCGCGCCGGTCAACGGCACCGTGCGTCTCGATGCGTGCGGGCCGGACCGCGAGATCGCCGTCTACACCGGCAGCGCGGTGAGCGCGCTCACGGCTGTGTCGGGCAGCGGCTGCCGGGTCAGCTTCGAGGCCGTGGCGGGCACCGCGTACCGGATCGCGGTGGCGACCCCGGCGGACGCCACATCCTCCTTCACGCTCGCGCTCACGCGTCCGCCCGCCAACGACCGATTCGCGGCGGCCACGCGGGTCACGTCGGCCGCCGCGGTCGTCTCCGGGACCCTCGACCTGGCCGGCCGCGAGCCGGGCGAGCCTGTGGCGCTGACTCGTTCGGTCTGGTACCGCTGGACGGCGCCGACGAGCGGGCGGGTGCGGATCGCCGGCTGCGGCGCCGGGACTCCGTCCGTCTACACCGGCACTGACGTCGCCGCGTTGACGCTCGTCGCCGCGGGCACGACCGGGCGCTGCGGCTCCCTCGCGACCTTCGACGCGGTCGCGGGGACCGACTACGCGATCGCCGTCGACGGGGCGCAGACGACCTTCAAGCTGGCGATCAACGGGCCCGCCAACGACGACTTCGAGGACGCGGCCGTGCTCACCGGCGCGGCGGCGAGCGGCCGGGCGTCGACGCTCGCCGCGACCGCGCAGGCCGGCGAGCCCGCGCACTGGAACGGCGCGACGGGCTCGGTCTGGTGGAAGTGGACGGCGCCGTCGTCGGGCACGTTCGCGGTCAGCACCTGCGGCAGCTCGTTCGACACGGTGCTGGCGATCTACCGGGGAACGAGCCTCGCGGGCCTGACTTCGTTGGCGGCCAACGACACCGGCGGCAGCTGCGGAACCGGCTCGCGCGCGACGTTCACGGCCACCGCGGGAACCACCTACGCGTTCGCGGTCGACGGCCGCCT comes from Solirubrobacter pauli and encodes:
- a CDS encoding ABC transporter ATP-binding protein, which encodes MIEATGLTKRLGGRAVVSDVSFRCEPGTVTGFLGPNGAGKTTTMRMLVGLSTPDAGTCAVLDRDYHTIANPGRHVGVLLDAAAQHPGRSGREALIISARLMGVPDARVDELLTLVGLDTSAAKKRVRQYSLGMRQRLGLANALLGDPQVLILDEPANGLDPEGIRWMRGLLRDFADRGGTVFLSSHLLSEVEAVADRLLIIGQGKIVADGTRDELLAGTGVLVKATDPRELENALHSAGLAAQRLDDESYVVDADAEAVGRAALNGGVVLTHLAPSEGAGLETLFFQLTETPA
- a CDS encoding WD40/YVTN/BNR-like repeat-containing protein produces the protein MTGLRRLARLVLATVAVAASLGGSQAGADPFFADVSVVDGLGTVAFDVGPRGGRDQRITRDGGRTFQRLKVGGRSDATATVLSNGLGYAEASNGRLWRTADGGRTWKPTAVRDVFHITATSTSAWALRARGRRTWLTRSEDGGRTWHTRRLRVGGFEGPAVDISFADAADGVIAGLRPSRSSAAGKAFVLVTRDGGRSWTERRQPCSGDAVGHKRSSDVQWLASGTLWLVCVGSGGAGAEALEVHTSVDGGRTFVMRSRAPLPGVGAPAVGRLGGPGHFFAFSAVTDRRAFMSFGYGFTATSDGGRRWRMLRHLPRPLDGGVSALSVDGKDRYLALAGNGLWKSPDAGAHWHRLR
- a CDS encoding response regulator transcription factor; the encoded protein is MDVIRVLLVDDDALVRSGLRMMLAGAPQVDVVGEADDGRGVLAAVDRHHPDVVLMDIRMPQLDGIEATRLLRAQPSPPEVIVLTTFDADELVLRALRAGAAGFLLKDTPPAEIVRAIEHVHAGEGTLSPTVTRRLIALVADDGGRRETARAKLCALSAREREVADLVGQGCSNADIAAKLHMSVATVKAHVSRLLVKLGAENRVQVALLVQDAS
- a CDS encoding sensor histidine kinase, translated to MSRQMLPSALLQESGGKRTARDWLVDVLMFLLAVLVGVLVYAESAESHSEIENLIDVVLGVNSVVALWWRRRWPAGTGLLITAASAFSAFSAGAALIALFNIALRGTRRQIIAVTAIGVTGGIVYTLMYPTDDDVPMLVELLIAVLITLVVVPWGLFTRTQRDLLRTSRERAEKAEAEQRAHVEAAREAERRRIASEMHDVLAHRLSLLSVHAGALEFRPDASREEIEQAAGVIRATATEALRDLRDVIGVLRTGDDSTAPPQPTLDAIPGLVEESRAAGMHVRSRIDASGGEVMVGRTAYRVVQEGLTNARKHAPAAAVEVTVGPADERLVVEVVSRKSALAPPAQPGGSGLIGLTERVALAGGTLECGPNRRGDFVLRAVLPWT
- a CDS encoding DUF4188 domain-containing protein — its product is MSDVAGRRMTAEIEGDFVVFLIGARFNNKLQLGRTLLDLGGRRGMRHMLDYLVAHPEKGLLAYEMGLPTIVQYWRSFEQLEAFAKNQDDPHLAVWRQYWRRVGSTSRTGIWHETFLVREGQYEAVYGNMPPHGLGKAGRLVPVSESSSARSRLKALNV